One genomic region from Anabaena sp. PCC 7108 encodes:
- a CDS encoding WD40 repeat domain-containing protein: MSKRSWLEISEYICLGLSVLGTITATVTQQVVYAAIPLSLSMALNLANRPRFNYSQSQQQIEQLQSSLQNMTDNFYQVTETMDTSNQRLQQIDAWRQQLIQIIDQKIEISIQELTANINQFNQQIQVVNNRLTRLDNSLQNLNQTIHQQGEELITVQELKSEFSQFNQQIEVVNSRFEQIENSIKNWSENSQKQLAELRQNQENQSLEFSQFNQQIEVVNSRFEQIENSIKDWSENSQKQLAELRQNQENQSLEFAQLSQKIEIVKPRFEQIDNSTQQLHQTIGKQAEELEQVKQNQDTESSKFNNLFNSINDSIKQSLTALDVLTELDSSLDALLKPLQTENQSTSQTNLEFNQAIPTTSSSDQNLEKLLFVGTLKGHNHKVLSVAFSPDGRILASGSDDKTIKIWDLATQQHRTLEGHGESSWSGGINSVAFSPDGKILASGSDDKTIKLWDINTGIEIFTFTGHEEKVYSVVFSPLGKMLASGSKDKTVKLWSLEQGKEIHSFKGHTDDVLCVAFSPDGKILASGSKDKTITIVYLGQQKVQTITTDSDWFADINSLAFSPYGKILASASQKKKIQLWDIETCQKIRTLKGHDDDVLSVAFSPNGKILASASKDKTVKLWFVDSGEEISSVKCADDTVYSVAFSPDGKILAAGSGDKTITLFPCK; encoded by the coding sequence ATGAGTAAACGTTCATGGCTAGAAATTAGCGAGTATATATGCTTGGGTTTATCAGTATTGGGAACAATCACAGCTACTGTGACTCAGCAAGTAGTTTATGCAGCTATTCCACTGAGTTTAAGTATGGCGTTAAATTTAGCCAATCGTCCCCGGTTTAATTATTCCCAGTCACAACAACAAATTGAGCAATTACAGTCAAGTCTGCAAAATATGACAGACAACTTTTACCAAGTAACGGAAACTATGGATACATCTAATCAGCGTTTGCAACAAATCGATGCTTGGAGACAACAATTAATCCAAATTATCGACCAAAAAATCGAAATATCAATACAAGAATTGACAGCGAATATTAACCAATTTAATCAACAAATCCAAGTAGTTAATAACCGTTTAACTCGCTTGGATAATTCCCTGCAAAATTTAAATCAGACAATTCACCAACAAGGAGAAGAATTAATAACAGTTCAAGAATTAAAATCTGAATTTTCACAATTTAATCAACAGATTGAAGTTGTTAATTCACGATTTGAGCAAATTGAGAACTCGATCAAAAATTGGAGTGAAAACAGTCAAAAGCAATTAGCTGAATTACGCCAAAATCAAGAAAATCAAAGTTTAGAATTTTCACAATTTAATCAACAGATTGAAGTTGTTAATTCACGATTTGAGCAAATTGAGAACTCGATTAAAGATTGGAGTGAAAACAGTCAAAAGCAATTAGCAGAATTACGCCAAAATCAAGAAAATCAAAGTTTGGAATTTGCCCAACTTAGTCAAAAGATCGAAATAGTTAAACCTCGATTTGAGCAAATAGATAACTCAACACAGCAATTGCATCAAACTATTGGAAAACAAGCTGAAGAATTAGAGCAAGTTAAACAAAATCAAGATACTGAAAGTTCCAAATTTAATAACCTCTTTAATTCTATCAACGATTCTATCAAACAATCTTTGACAGCATTGGATGTGTTGACAGAATTAGATAGTTCATTGGATGCTTTATTAAAACCGTTGCAGACAGAGAATCAGTCAACTAGTCAAACAAATCTGGAATTTAATCAAGCAATTCCAACTACATCTTCATCTGATCAAAACCTAGAAAAATTATTATTTGTAGGTACTTTAAAAGGTCATAATCATAAGGTTCTTTCAGTTGCTTTTAGTCCAGATGGTAGAATATTAGCTAGTGGAAGTGATGATAAAACTATCAAGATTTGGGATTTAGCGACTCAGCAACATCGTACTCTTGAAGGACATGGAGAATCTTCTTGGTCTGGAGGGATTAATTCAGTTGCTTTTAGTCCAGATGGTAAAATATTAGCAAGTGGAAGTGATGATAAAACAATTAAATTGTGGGATATAAATACGGGAATAGAAATTTTCACGTTCACAGGACATGAAGAAAAAGTTTACTCTGTCGTATTTAGTCCCTTGGGAAAAATGTTAGCTAGTGGGAGTAAAGATAAAACTGTCAAACTATGGTCTTTAGAACAGGGGAAAGAAATTCACTCTTTCAAAGGTCATACAGATGATGTGTTATGTGTGGCTTTTAGTCCAGACGGTAAAATTTTAGCTAGTGGTAGCAAAGATAAGACCATTACAATTGTGTATTTAGGTCAACAAAAAGTCCAAACTATTACAACTGATTCTGATTGGTTTGCAGATATTAATTCTCTTGCATTCAGTCCATATGGCAAAATTTTAGCTAGTGCTAGTCAGAAGAAGAAAATTCAATTATGGGATATAGAAACCTGTCAAAAGATTCGCACTCTCAAAGGTCATGATGATGACGTTCTTTCTGTTGCATTTAGTCCCAATGGTAAAATTTTAGCAAGTGCGAGTAAAGATAAAACTGTTAAACTATGGTTTGTAGATAGTGGTGAAGAAATTTCCAGCGTCAAATGTGCTGATGATACAGTTTATTCAGTTGCTTTTAGCCCAGATGGTAAAATATTAGCTGCGGGAAGTGGAGATAAAACGATTACCTTATTTCCTTGTAAGTGA